The Misgurnus anguillicaudatus chromosome 15, ASM2758022v2, whole genome shotgun sequence genome has a window encoding:
- the swap70b gene encoding switch-associated protein 70b, with protein sequence MNMGLRDELLKAIWHAFTALDVDKSGKVSKSQLKVLSHNLCTVMKIPHDPVALEEHFRDDDEGPVSNQGYMPYLNRFILDKVQDNFDRMDFNKMCWTLSARKNLNRNHLLISDDDAFKIWCIFNFLSEERYPLVMVTEEIEYFLRKLTEAMGGSWIEEKFEEYKVQLSNKQCLSVWQLIELVGKGHFSKGMDRQTLSMGINEVFQELILDMLKQGYMLKKGHRRKNWTERWFLLKPSMISYYVSEDLTEKKGDILLDGNCCVESLPDKEGKKCLFYIKCSDKSFEISASDKKKKQEWIQAIQTCITLLKVGRPAPHHEARQKRREMRQKQQAEQEELELRMRELQTANENKQRELEALRKKLEDAATNAAEEEHRRLQTQNELQDLYRGEMEKEKMVRQQMEEQVAQKSSELEQYLQRVRELETMFHSLEEALEEEKQARQDEEIVRKLQARLLEEEVSKRAELEQIHLYQQQTISQTQAEKQELERERLAKESALQAAMHQLQQLEADRQGALEQYEEVMKKLADAANNTKSWKDKVAQHEGLIRLIQPGPKFPQKITNWGPASFTDTELSLREKDWQEKKSKSASTQ encoded by the exons ATGAACATGGGATTGAGGGACGAGCTCCTCAAGGCAATATGGCATGCGTTCACAGCACTGGATGTGGATAAAAGTGGAAAAGTATCTAAATCACAGTTAAAG GTGCTTTCTCATAACCTCTGCACAGTGATGAAGATCCCTCATGATCCTGTGGCTCTAGAGGAACACTTTAGGGATGATGATGAAGGTCCTGTTTCCAATCAGGGATACATGCCCTACCTGAACAGATTCATTCTGGATAAG GTCCAGGACAACTTCGATCGAATGGACTTTAACAAGATGTGCTGGACTCTCTCTGCCAGAAAGAACCTCAACAGAAACCACCTGCTTATCTCCGATGATGACGCTTTTAAGATCTGGTGCATTTTTAACTTCCTGTCTGAGGAGAGATATCCATTGGTCATGGTCACAGAAGAG ATAGAGTATTTCCTTCGTAAGCTTACAGAGGCCATGGGCGGCAGCTGGATTGAGGAGAAGTTTGAAGAATACAAGGTGCAGCTAAGCAACAAACAGTGTCTAAGCGTATGGCAACTGATTGAACTGGTGGGCAAGGGTCACTTTAGTAAAGGCATGGACCGCCAGACCCTTTCCATGGGCATCAATGAAGTGTTCCAGGAACTTATTCTGGATATGCTCAAACAG GGCTACATGTTGAAGAAGGGCCATAGAAGGAAGAACTGGACAGAACGATGGTTCCTCTTGAAACCCAGCATGATTTCATACTATGTTAGCGAAGATCTTACAGAGAAGAAAGGAGACATACTACTAGATGGAAACTGTTGTGTTGAG TCTTTACCGGATAAGGAAGGGAAGAAGTGTCTTTTCTACATCAAGTGTTCAGACAAAAGCTTTGAGATCAGTGCCTCAGATAAGAAGAAAAAACAAGAGTGGATTCAAG CTATTCAGACTTGTATCACGCTACTAAAGGTGGGACGTCCAGCTCCCCATCATGAGGCGCGACAAAAACGACGCGAGATGCGGCAAAAGCAACAGGCCGAACAGGAGGAGCTTGAGCTGAGGATGCGAGAACTGCAAACAGCCAATGAAAACAAACAGAGAGAGCTGGAGGCCTTGAGGAAG AAACTGGAGGATGCTGCAACGAATGCAGCAGAAGAGGAGCACAGACGTCTGCAGACCCAGAACGAGCTGCAGGATCTTTACAGGGGCGAAatggagaaagagaaaatg GTTCGCCAGCAAATGGAAGAACAGGTGGCTCAAAAGTCCAGTGAGTTAGAGCAATACCTGCAGCGTGTGCGTGAACTGGAGACTATGTTCCACAGCTTAGAGGAAGCACTAGAGGAGGAAAAACAGGCCAGGCAAGACGAGGAAATTGTCAGAAAACTCCAAGCCAG GCTTTTAGAGGAGGAGGTATCTAAGCGTGCAGAGCTGGAGCAAATACACTTGTATCAACAACAGACCATTTCTCAGACCCAGGCAGAAAAGCAGGAACTGGAACGAGAAAGACTGGCAAAGGAGAGCGCGCTGCAGGCTGCCATGCACCAACTGCAGCAGCTAGAGGCTGACAGGCAGGGTGCACTGGAGCAATATGAA GAGGTGATGAAGAAACTTGCAGATGCTGCGAATAATACAAAGAGCTGGAAGGACAAGGTGGCCCAGCATGAGGGTCTCATACGGCTCATTCAGCCAG GACCTAAATTCCCTCAGAAGATCACTAATTGGGGACCCGCGTCATTCACAGATACAGAACTGAGCTTGAGAGAGAAAGACTGGCAGGAAAAGAAAAGCAAGTCTGCCTCCACCCAGTAG